Proteins from a genomic interval of Streptomyces fodineus:
- a CDS encoding 3-oxoacyl-ACP reductase: MALPLEGLSALVTGAGRGLGRAEALELARLGAAVVVNDYGRPGRDGSGEASAGPAEEVAAEIRDQGGRAVAHTGDVADFQQAEELVRLAIGEFGKLDILVNNAGILRDRMVFSMTEDEWDSVIRVHLKGHFNTTHFAAAHWRERSKAAGGAKVYGRIVNTSSEAFLAGSAGQPNYAAAKGGIVGLTTSTALALARYGVTANAICPRARTRMTEDVFAGFQRPEEGLDPLAPEHVAPLVGYLAAPAAAGINGQLLVVHGGMVAIVERPRVQAKFDSKQETFTYDELDALLTPHYADRPAGETFAAMEVLGLKRG, encoded by the coding sequence ATGGCACTGCCACTTGAGGGTCTGTCCGCCCTCGTCACCGGCGCCGGACGCGGGCTGGGCCGGGCCGAGGCCCTGGAACTCGCCCGGCTCGGCGCGGCCGTCGTCGTCAACGACTACGGACGGCCCGGCAGGGACGGCTCGGGCGAGGCCTCGGCGGGCCCGGCCGAAGAGGTCGCCGCCGAGATACGCGACCAGGGCGGCCGGGCGGTCGCCCACACCGGGGACGTCGCCGACTTCCAGCAGGCCGAGGAACTGGTCCGGTTGGCGATCGGTGAGTTCGGCAAGCTGGACATCCTCGTCAACAACGCGGGCATCCTGCGCGACCGCATGGTCTTCTCCATGACCGAGGACGAGTGGGACTCGGTGATCCGCGTCCACCTCAAGGGCCACTTCAACACCACCCACTTCGCCGCCGCGCACTGGCGGGAGCGGTCCAAGGCGGCCGGGGGAGCGAAGGTCTACGGGCGGATCGTGAACACCTCCTCGGAGGCGTTCCTCGCCGGTTCCGCCGGACAGCCCAACTACGCCGCCGCGAAAGGCGGCATCGTCGGCCTGACCACCTCCACCGCCCTCGCCCTCGCCAGGTACGGCGTCACGGCCAACGCCATCTGCCCGCGCGCCCGGACCCGGATGACCGAGGACGTCTTCGCCGGCTTCCAGCGGCCGGAGGAGGGCCTGGACCCGCTGGCCCCCGAGCATGTCGCCCCGCTCGTCGGCTATCTGGCCGCACCGGCCGCCGCCGGGATCAACGGCCAGCTGCTCGTCGTCCACGGCGGCATGGTCGCGATCGTCGAACGGCCGCGTGTGCAGGCGAAGTTCGACAGCAAGCAGGAGACGTTCACGTACGACGAACTCGACGCGCTGCTGACCCCGCACTACGCGGACCGGCCGGCGGGGGAGACCTTCGCGGCGATGGAGGTGCTGGGGCTCAAACGGGGCTGA
- a CDS encoding Nif3-like dinuclear metal center hexameric protein: MPRLSEVIAALENLWPAERAESWDAVGTVVGDPDQEVTRVLFAVDPVREIVDEAVKLGADLLVTHHPLYLRGTTTVAASHFKGRVVHTLIKNDIALHVAHTNADTADPGVSDALAGALDLRVVRPLVPDPTDPAGRRGLGRVCELDHPVTVRELAARAAERLPATAQGIRVAGDADAVVRTVAVSGGSGDSLFDQVRAAGVDAFLTADLRHHPASEAVAHSPLALLDAAHWATEWPWCELAAAQLDEISDRHGWDLRVHVSKTVTDPWTAHAASTTTTAGAPN, from the coding sequence GTGCCCCGTCTGTCTGAAGTCATCGCCGCGCTGGAGAACCTGTGGCCCGCCGAGCGGGCCGAGTCCTGGGACGCGGTCGGCACGGTCGTGGGCGACCCCGACCAGGAGGTCACCCGGGTCCTGTTCGCCGTGGACCCCGTGCGGGAGATCGTCGACGAGGCGGTGAAGCTCGGCGCCGACCTGCTGGTCACCCACCACCCGCTCTACCTGCGGGGGACGACCACGGTCGCGGCGAGCCACTTCAAGGGCCGGGTCGTGCACACGCTGATCAAGAACGACATCGCGCTGCACGTGGCCCACACCAACGCCGACACGGCCGATCCGGGTGTCTCGGACGCGCTCGCGGGCGCCCTCGACCTGCGTGTCGTACGACCGCTGGTGCCGGACCCGACCGACCCGGCGGGCCGCCGGGGCCTCGGCCGGGTGTGCGAGCTGGACCACCCGGTGACCGTCCGTGAACTGGCGGCCCGGGCCGCCGAGCGGCTGCCCGCCACCGCGCAGGGCATCCGGGTGGCCGGTGACGCCGATGCCGTCGTCCGCACGGTCGCCGTCAGCGGCGGCTCCGGCGACAGCCTCTTCGACCAGGTCCGCGCGGCCGGCGTCGACGCCTTCCTCACCGCCGACCTGCGCCACCACCCGGCGAGCGAGGCCGTCGCCCACAGCCCGCTCGCGCTGCTCGACGCGGCGCACTGGGCCACCGAGTGGCCCTGGTGCGAGCTGGCCGCAGCCCAGCTCGACGAGATCTCCGACCGCCACGGCTGGGACCTTCGCGTCCACGTCTCCAAGACGGTCACCGACCCCTGGACCGCCCACGCGGCGTCCACGACTACAACTGCAGGAGCCCCCAACTGA
- a CDS encoding zinc ribbon domain-containing protein, producing the protein MNAAPADQIRLLDVQDLDVRLQQLAHKRRSLPEHVEIDALTKDLTQLRDLLVAAQTEESDTAREQTKAEQDVDQVRQRAARDQQRLDSGAITSPKDLSNLQHEIASLAKRQGDLEDIVLEVMERREAAQERVNELTERVGSVQSKIDDAGRRRDAAFEEIDGEVATVTKEREVVAGTIPADLLKLYDKLRAQQGGIGAAKLYARTCQGCRQELAITELNEIRSAAPDTVVRCENCRRILVRTAESGL; encoded by the coding sequence CTGAACGCCGCGCCCGCCGACCAGATCCGACTCCTCGACGTCCAGGACCTCGACGTCCGCCTGCAGCAGCTCGCGCACAAGCGGAGGTCCCTGCCCGAGCACGTCGAGATCGACGCGCTGACCAAGGACCTCACCCAGCTGCGGGACCTGCTCGTCGCCGCGCAGACCGAGGAGAGCGACACCGCCCGCGAGCAGACCAAGGCCGAGCAGGACGTGGACCAGGTGCGCCAGCGCGCCGCCCGCGACCAGCAGCGCCTGGACTCCGGCGCGATCACCTCGCCGAAGGACCTGTCCAACCTCCAGCACGAGATCGCCTCCCTCGCCAAGCGGCAGGGTGACCTGGAGGACATCGTCCTGGAGGTCATGGAGCGCCGCGAGGCCGCGCAGGAGCGGGTGAACGAGCTGACCGAGCGGGTCGGTTCGGTGCAGTCGAAGATCGACGACGCGGGCCGCCGGCGGGACGCCGCGTTCGAGGAGATCGACGGCGAGGTGGCGACGGTGACGAAGGAGCGCGAGGTCGTCGCGGGCACCATCCCCGCCGACCTCCTCAAGCTCTACGACAAGCTGCGCGCGCAGCAGGGCGGCATCGGCGCGGCCAAGCTGTACGCCCGCACCTGCCAGGGCTGCCGGCAGGAGCTGGCGATCACCGAGCTGAACGAGATCCGCTCGGCGGCGCCGGACACCGTGGTGCGCTGCGAGAACTGCCGCCGCATCCTGGTGCGTACGGCCGAGTCGGGCCTGTAA
- a CDS encoding bifunctional RNase H/acid phosphatase has product MREFIVEADGGSRGNPGPAGYGAVVRDAATGEPLTEAAEYIGIATNNVAEYRGLLAGLSAARALDPTATVHVRMDSKLVIEQMSGRWKIKHPDMKPLATQARSVLPPDQVTYEWIPREQNKYADRLANEAMDAGTKGEQWSPSRSTAALGEQRPTAPEEQHVSTPGWGSAPDLGAPATFVLLRHGETPLTPQKRFSGSGGTDPSLSDAGREQARRTAEALARRGTVQAVIASPLTRTRETAGIVAARLGLDVTIEDGLRETDFGAWEGLTFGEVRDRHPDDLNAWLADPEAHPTGGGESFAETATRIAATRDKLVAAHAGRTVLLVSHVTPIKTFVRLALGAPPESLFRMELSAASLSAVAYYADGNASVRLFNDTSHLRP; this is encoded by the coding sequence GTGCGGGAGTTCATCGTCGAGGCGGACGGCGGATCACGGGGCAACCCGGGCCCCGCGGGCTACGGGGCGGTCGTCCGGGACGCGGCCACGGGTGAGCCCCTGACGGAGGCCGCGGAGTACATCGGCATCGCCACGAACAACGTGGCCGAGTACCGCGGCCTCCTGGCCGGCCTCAGCGCCGCCCGCGCCCTCGACCCGACGGCCACGGTGCACGTCCGCATGGACTCCAAGCTCGTCATCGAGCAGATGTCGGGCCGCTGGAAGATCAAACACCCGGACATGAAGCCCCTGGCGACACAGGCACGATCGGTCCTGCCCCCGGACCAGGTCACCTACGAGTGGATCCCGCGAGAGCAGAACAAGTACGCGGACCGTTTGGCGAACGAGGCGATGGACGCGGGCACGAAGGGCGAACAGTGGTCGCCGTCCCGGTCCACGGCAGCTCTCGGCGAGCAGCGCCCCACCGCCCCCGAGGAGCAGCACGTCTCCACACCGGGCTGGGGCAGCGCCCCGGACCTCGGGGCCCCTGCCACCTTCGTGCTGCTCCGGCACGGCGAAACCCCCCTCACTCCCCAGAAACGCTTCTCCGGCAGCGGCGGCACCGACCCCTCCCTCTCCGACGCCGGTCGCGAACAGGCCCGCCGCACGGCCGAGGCACTCGCACGGCGCGGCACCGTCCAGGCCGTCATCGCCTCCCCCCTCACCCGCACCCGCGAAACCGCCGGCATCGTCGCCGCCCGCCTGGGGCTGGACGTCACGATCGAAGACGGCCTGCGCGAAACGGACTTCGGCGCCTGGGAAGGCCTCACCTTCGGCGAGGTCCGCGACCGCCACCCCGACGACCTGAACGCCTGGCTCGCCGACCCCGAGGCCCACCCCACCGGCGGCGGCGAGAGCTTCGCCGAGACGGCCACGAGGATCGCCGCCACCCGGGACAAGCTGGTCGCCGCCCACGCGGGCCGCACGGTCCTGCTGGTCAGCCATGTGACCCCGATCAAGACGTTCGTCCGCCTGGCCCTCGGCGCCCCGCCCGAGTCCTTGTTCCGCATGGAACTCTCGGCGGCCTCCCTGTCGGCGGTGGCGTACTACGCGGACGGCAACGCGAGCGTCCGGCTCTTCAACGACACGTCCCACCTGCGTCCCTGA
- the eda gene encoding bifunctional 4-hydroxy-2-oxoglutarate aldolase/2-dehydro-3-deoxy-phosphogluconate aldolase: protein MPEPLPCSPPASVLDLAPVVPVVVVSAVADAVPLARALVAGGLPAIEVTLRTPAALDAIRAIAAEVPQAVVGAGTVITSEQVGACVAAGARFLVSPGWTDALLAAMRGSGVPCLPGVSTASEVVALLERGVREMKFFPAQAAGGTAYLRSLAGPLPQARFCPTGGIGPKTAPEYLSLPNVGCVGGSWMVPQDAVAGGDWARIEELAGGAARLAGVRDAGGTCR from the coding sequence ATGCCGGAACCGCTGCCCTGCTCCCCTCCTGCCTCCGTGCTGGATCTCGCCCCCGTCGTGCCCGTGGTGGTCGTCTCCGCCGTCGCCGACGCCGTACCGCTGGCGCGGGCGCTGGTGGCGGGCGGGCTGCCGGCGATCGAGGTGACACTCAGGACGCCGGCCGCGCTGGACGCGATCCGCGCGATCGCCGCCGAGGTGCCGCAGGCCGTCGTCGGCGCGGGCACGGTGATCACGTCGGAGCAGGTCGGCGCGTGTGTGGCGGCGGGGGCGCGGTTCCTGGTCAGCCCCGGGTGGACGGACGCGCTGCTGGCGGCGATGCGCGGGTCCGGGGTGCCGTGCCTGCCCGGGGTGTCGACCGCCTCGGAGGTCGTGGCGCTGCTGGAGCGCGGGGTGCGGGAGATGAAGTTCTTCCCGGCGCAGGCGGCGGGCGGTACGGCCTATCTGAGGTCGCTGGCCGGGCCGTTGCCGCAGGCCCGCTTCTGCCCCACGGGCGGGATCGGGCCGAAGACCGCGCCCGAGTACCTCTCCCTGCCCAACGTCGGCTGTGTGGGCGGCAGTTGGATGGTGCCGCAGGACGCGGTGGCCGGCGGGGACTGGGCGCGGATCGAGGAGCTGGCGGGGGGTGCCGCGCGGCTCGCCGGGGTCAGGGACGCAGGTGGGACGTGTCGTTGA
- the yaaA gene encoding peroxide stress protein YaaA: protein MLVLLPPSEGKANPGAGAPLELGSLSLPGLTAAREAVLTELVELCTGDEEKAREVLGLSEGLRGEVAKNAGLPTAGARPAGEIYTGVLYDTLGLATLDTAAKRRAARSLLVFSGLWGAVRVTDRIPSYRCSMGVKLPGLGALAGHWRAPMAEVLPEAAGDGLVLDLRSSAYAAAWKPKGGVAGRTATVRVLHAPTRKVVSHFNKATKGRIVRSLLSAGAAPKEPAELVEVLRELGYVVEAQAPGRAGKAWSLDVLVEEIH, encoded by the coding sequence TTGCTGGTCCTGCTGCCGCCCTCGGAAGGCAAGGCGAACCCGGGCGCGGGTGCCCCGCTGGAGCTCGGGTCGCTGTCCCTGCCGGGGCTGACCGCCGCGCGGGAGGCCGTGCTCACCGAGCTCGTCGAGCTGTGCACCGGTGACGAGGAGAAGGCACGCGAGGTGCTCGGGCTCAGCGAGGGGCTGCGCGGCGAGGTCGCGAAGAACGCGGGCCTGCCGACGGCCGGCGCCCGCCCCGCCGGGGAGATCTACACCGGTGTCCTCTACGACACCCTCGGCCTGGCCACGCTGGACACCGCGGCGAAGAGGCGCGCGGCCCGCTCGCTGCTGGTGTTCTCCGGCCTGTGGGGCGCCGTACGGGTCACGGACCGGATCCCCTCCTACCGCTGCTCGATGGGGGTGAAGCTGCCGGGGCTCGGCGCGCTGGCCGGGCACTGGCGGGCGCCGATGGCCGAGGTGCTGCCCGAGGCGGCCGGGGACGGCCTGGTGCTGGATCTGCGCTCCTCGGCGTACGCGGCGGCCTGGAAGCCGAAGGGCGGGGTCGCGGGGCGTACGGCGACCGTACGGGTGCTGCACGCGCCGACCCGGAAGGTGGTCAGCCACTTCAACAAGGCGACGAAGGGGCGGATCGTGCGCAGTCTGCTGTCGGCCGGTGCCGCGCCGAAGGAGCCCGCCGAGCTGGTCGAGGTGCTGCGGGAGCTGGGGTACGTCGTGGAGGCGCAGGCGCCGGGCCGGGCGGGCAAGGCGTGGTCGCTGGATGTGCTGGTGGAGGAGATCCACTGA
- a CDS encoding RNB domain-containing ribonuclease gives MPRRRIRVTGAPEAPLRAALAALRSELKIPEDFPPEVQEEAERAAKAPAPRSYDATDIPFFTLDPPASTDLDQATHLSRQGTGYRVRYAIADVAAFVVPGGALDAEAHRRVNTLYFPDGRIPLHPTVLSEGAASLLPGRTRPAVLWTIDLDAEGRTLAVDVRRALVRSRAKLDYARVQKEIDAGTAEEPVALLKEIGEARERQETERGGISLNVPEQQITEQDHTYVLGYRAPLPADGWNAQVSLLTGMAAADLMLACGTGVLRTLPAAPDGAVARLRRTATALHIDWPHHVSYAALIRTLDPHNTRHAAFLQECTTLLRGAGYTVFRDGVLPAITTHSAVAAPYTHCTAPLRRLADRYASEICLAAAAGQATPGWVLAALDALPRRMADGSRIAGTVERECVDIVEAALLKDRVGEVFEGCVVDIDEHRPTVGTVQVDSPAVIGRIEGDRLPLGERLRVRLSRAEPGTTKILFTPA, from the coding sequence ATGCCCCGCCGCAGGATCCGCGTGACCGGCGCCCCCGAAGCCCCCTTGCGGGCCGCGCTCGCCGCACTGCGCAGCGAACTCAAGATCCCCGAGGACTTTCCCCCCGAGGTCCAGGAGGAGGCCGAGCGCGCGGCGAAGGCGCCCGCCCCGCGGTCGTACGACGCCACGGACATCCCCTTCTTCACGCTCGACCCGCCGGCCTCCACCGACCTCGACCAGGCCACCCACCTGTCCCGGCAGGGCACCGGCTACCGGGTCCGGTACGCCATCGCCGACGTCGCCGCCTTCGTCGTACCCGGCGGAGCGCTGGACGCGGAGGCGCACCGGCGGGTGAACACCCTGTACTTCCCCGACGGGAGGATCCCGCTGCACCCCACCGTGCTCAGCGAGGGCGCGGCCAGCCTGCTGCCGGGCCGGACCCGGCCGGCCGTGCTGTGGACGATCGACCTGGATGCCGAGGGCCGTACCCTCGCCGTCGACGTGCGCCGCGCGCTGGTCCGCAGCCGGGCCAAGCTCGACTACGCGCGCGTGCAGAAGGAGATCGACGCCGGGACCGCCGAGGAACCGGTCGCGCTGCTCAAGGAGATCGGCGAGGCCCGGGAACGGCAGGAGACCGAGCGCGGCGGCATCTCCCTGAACGTGCCCGAGCAGCAGATCACCGAGCAGGACCACACCTACGTCCTCGGCTACCGGGCCCCGCTGCCCGCCGACGGCTGGAACGCCCAGGTCTCGCTCCTCACCGGCATGGCCGCCGCCGACCTGATGCTCGCCTGCGGCACCGGCGTGCTGCGTACCCTGCCCGCCGCCCCCGACGGCGCCGTCGCCCGGCTGCGCCGCACCGCGACCGCGCTGCACATCGACTGGCCGCACCATGTGTCGTACGCGGCGCTGATCCGCACCCTCGACCCGCACAACACCCGCCATGCGGCCTTCCTCCAGGAGTGCACCACGCTGCTGCGCGGCGCCGGCTACACCGTCTTCCGGGACGGCGTCCTGCCCGCGATCACCACGCACTCCGCCGTGGCCGCCCCCTACACCCACTGCACCGCCCCACTGCGCCGCCTGGCCGACCGCTACGCCTCGGAGATCTGCCTCGCGGCCGCCGCCGGCCAGGCCACGCCCGGCTGGGTGCTCGCCGCGCTCGACGCGCTGCCCCGGCGGATGGCCGACGGCTCCCGGATCGCCGGCACGGTCGAGCGCGAGTGCGTGGACATCGTGGAGGCCGCCCTGCTCAAGGACCGGGTCGGGGAGGTGTTCGAAGGCTGTGTGGTGGACATCGACGAGCACCGCCCGACCGTCGGGACCGTCCAGGTGGACTCGCCGGCGGTCATCGGCCGGATCGAGGGTGACCGGTTGCCGCTGGGTGAGCGCTTGCGGGTGCGGCTGAGCCGGGCCGAGCCGGGTACGACGAAGATCCTGTTCACGCCCGCGTGA
- a CDS encoding AraC family transcriptional regulator translates to MAEQALWTRARLGHGGPPLDLLTANFRRHTYAPHAHDEYTIGVCVGGSEVIDYRGGHIRTGPGTIVVLDPGEMHTGGPGNATDGYAYRALYAEPSLLTDGVLGGLPYFREPLLEDPELAAALRLAHTELSVCPDPLEAESRMPWLLTALARRHSTARHCTDLVPGASTIALTVRDRLADELTAPPTLASLAADLGLSRYQLLRAFRTTMGIPPYAWLAQYRVTRARALLAAGLRPAEVAGLVGFADQAHLTRWFRRVLGVTPAAYRNSVQDAP, encoded by the coding sequence ATGGCGGAACAGGCGCTGTGGACGCGCGCCAGACTGGGCCACGGCGGACCCCCGCTCGACCTCCTGACCGCGAACTTCCGCCGGCACACCTACGCCCCGCACGCCCACGACGAGTACACGATCGGCGTCTGCGTCGGCGGCAGCGAGGTCATCGACTACCGGGGCGGCCACATCCGCACCGGCCCCGGCACGATCGTCGTCCTCGACCCCGGCGAGATGCACACCGGCGGCCCCGGCAACGCCACCGACGGCTACGCCTACCGCGCCCTGTACGCCGAGCCGTCCCTCCTGACCGACGGCGTCCTCGGCGGGCTGCCGTACTTCCGCGAACCGCTCCTCGAGGACCCCGAACTCGCCGCCGCGCTGCGCCTCGCCCACACCGAACTCAGCGTCTGCCCCGACCCGCTGGAGGCGGAGTCCCGGATGCCCTGGCTGCTGACGGCCCTGGCCCGCCGCCACTCCACCGCCAGACACTGCACCGACCTGGTCCCCGGCGCGAGCACGATCGCCCTGACCGTCCGCGACCGCCTGGCCGACGAGCTCACCGCCCCGCCGACCCTCGCCTCCCTCGCCGCCGACCTGGGCCTGTCCCGCTACCAGCTCCTGCGGGCCTTCCGTACGACCATGGGGATACCGCCGTACGCCTGGCTCGCCCAGTACCGGGTGACCCGGGCCCGCGCGCTGCTCGCTGCCGGGCTGCGTCCGGCCGAGGTGGCGGGGCTGGTGGGCTTCGCCGACCAGGCGCACCTGACCCGCTGGTTCCGCCGGGTGCTCGGGGTGACCCCGGCGGCCTACCGCAACAGCGTTCAAGACGCGCCCTGA
- a CDS encoding FAD-dependent oxidoreductase, which produces MTSDVTIIGAGLGGLTLARVLHVHGIPATVYEAEPSPAARSQGGMLDIHDYNGQLALEAADLMKEFRGLVLEGRQAMRILDPDGTVLFEKTDDGTGGRPEVLRGELRQVLLDSLPAGTVRWGHKAGSTRTLGDGRHEVTFADGSTLVTGLLVGADGAWSRVRPLLSTATPEYIGKSVVETYLFEADTRHPAAAKAVGGGSMIAPTPGRELFAHRERDDTLHAYVGLSEPQDWFAAIDFTDAAVATARIAAEFDGWAPELTALITDGDIAPVLRPLYALPAGHRWDRVPGVTLLGDAAHLSAPNGEGANLAMLDGAELGKALAAHPGDIEAALTAYEQAMFSRSAEAATFAGAEAHGSDSDQITAQDLVTAFTRHEQSR; this is translated from the coding sequence ATGACCTCCGACGTCACGATCATCGGCGCCGGGCTCGGCGGCCTCACGCTCGCCCGCGTCCTGCACGTCCACGGCATACCGGCCACGGTCTACGAGGCGGAGCCCTCGCCCGCCGCACGTTCGCAGGGCGGGATGCTCGACATCCACGACTACAACGGACAACTCGCCCTTGAAGCTGCTGACTTGATGAAGGAATTCCGTGGTCTCGTCCTGGAGGGCCGCCAGGCGATGCGGATCCTCGACCCGGACGGGACCGTCCTGTTCGAGAAGACCGACGACGGCACGGGGGGACGCCCCGAAGTCCTGCGCGGCGAGCTGCGGCAGGTCCTGCTCGACTCACTACCGGCCGGCACCGTCCGGTGGGGGCACAAGGCCGGCAGCACCCGCACCCTCGGCGACGGTCGGCACGAGGTGACGTTCGCCGACGGCAGCACCCTCGTCACCGGCCTGCTGGTCGGCGCGGACGGCGCGTGGTCACGGGTCCGGCCGCTGCTCTCCACCGCCACACCCGAGTACATCGGCAAGTCGGTCGTCGAGACCTACCTGTTCGAGGCCGACACCCGGCACCCCGCCGCCGCGAAAGCGGTCGGCGGCGGGTCGATGATCGCGCCCACGCCGGGCAGGGAGCTCTTCGCCCACCGGGAGAGGGACGACACCCTGCACGCCTACGTGGGGCTGTCCGAGCCGCAGGACTGGTTCGCCGCCATCGATTTCACCGATGCCGCCGTGGCCACCGCGCGGATCGCGGCAGAGTTCGACGGCTGGGCGCCGGAGCTCACCGCGCTGATCACCGACGGCGACATCGCGCCGGTCCTGCGCCCCCTCTACGCTCTGCCCGCCGGACACCGGTGGGACCGGGTGCCCGGGGTGACCCTGCTCGGCGACGCCGCCCACCTCTCGGCCCCGAACGGCGAAGGCGCCAACCTGGCCATGCTCGACGGCGCCGAACTCGGCAAGGCCCTCGCCGCGCACCCCGGCGACATCGAGGCCGCGCTCACCGCATACGAGCAGGCCATGTTCTCCCGCAGTGCCGAGGCTGCCACCTTCGCAGGTGCCGAGGCCCACGGGAGCGACTCCGACCAGATCACGGCCCAGGACCTGGTCACCGCGTTCACCCGGCACGAACAGTCCCGATAG